A region from the Pyrinomonadaceae bacterium genome encodes:
- a CDS encoding DUF393 domain-containing protein: protein MASQPKIEVYTDGNCNLCRWSREHVEPLDRDQKLEWLDYNQPEILKRAAPHTAKEMAEEMHVRPPDGHWYKGYFAWIEIVRVLPRWKWLAPVMGVWPFTKLGPIFYHWLASHRYTLFGVPPPCDETGVCKLHK, encoded by the coding sequence TTGGCAAGTCAACCAAAAATCGAAGTTTACACCGACGGCAATTGCAACCTCTGTCGCTGGTCGCGCGAACACGTTGAGCCCCTCGATCGCGATCAAAAGCTTGAGTGGTTGGACTACAACCAACCCGAGATTCTGAAACGTGCTGCACCGCACACGGCTAAAGAAATGGCCGAAGAGATGCACGTCCGGCCCCCGGACGGACATTGGTACAAAGGCTACTTCGCTTGGATCGAAATAGTACGCGTGCTGCCGCGTTGGAAGTGGCTCGCTCCCGTGATGGGCGTTTGGCCCTTCACGAAACTGGGCCCCATCTTCTACCACTGGCTCGCTTCGCATCGCTACACTCTGTTCGGCGTACCGCCGCCGTGTGATGAAACTGGCGTGTGTAAACTTCACAAATGA
- a CDS encoding permease prefix domain 1-containing protein yields the protein MKVLTGLFQSFNNQQAKREIEDELRFHLDLLTDEHCRQAMTPDEARSKAEERFGSFEQVRDECVEISTRNSLQARALKGLLVLIFLTGVMVHGLAIEYRVTRIGDLLMMIGLLGRLLVYVRGLHRSNFLSDATDKSPLKLNVSQVSFTAYDQKMRTPVERVISCK from the coding sequence ATGAAAGTCCTGACCGGCCTATTCCAAAGCTTTAATAACCAGCAGGCCAAACGTGAAATTGAAGACGAGCTGCGCTTTCATCTCGATCTTCTTACCGACGAACATTGCCGGCAGGCGATGACCCCGGACGAAGCGAGATCCAAAGCCGAAGAACGCTTTGGCAGTTTTGAACAGGTCAGGGATGAATGCGTAGAAATCAGCACGAGGAACAGTCTTCAGGCTCGCGCGCTGAAAGGGTTACTCGTTTTAATCTTCCTCACCGGAGTAATGGTGCACGGCCTCGCAATTGAATATCGCGTGACGCGCATCGGCGATCTCTTAATGATGATTGGTCTGCTTGGCCGTTTGTTGGTCTATGTGCGCGGTTTGCATCGTTCAAATTTCCTTTCAGACGCTACTGACAAGTCGCCCTTAAAGTTGAATGTTTCGCAAGTGTCGTTTACGGCTTACGATCAGAAAATGCGCACACCCGTCGAGCGGGTGATTTCCTGCAAATAG
- a CDS encoding O-acetyl-ADP-ribose deacetylase, which produces MDGDQKQQFLNGRITVIVGDITKQDTDAIVNAANASLFGGGGVDGAIHRAGGPEILEECREIRRSRFPNGLPAGEAVITTGGKLPALYVIHTVGPIYGEEGGKEAELLANCYHNSLTLAVEKNLTSVAFPAISTGVFGYPREEAAEVASRTIENFLGTDHQLNEVRLVFFQPADAEAFLASQKFSE; this is translated from the coding sequence ATGGACGGCGATCAGAAACAACAATTTCTCAACGGCCGCATCACGGTCATCGTGGGCGACATCACGAAGCAGGACACCGACGCGATCGTGAATGCGGCCAATGCTTCGCTGTTTGGCGGGGGTGGCGTAGATGGCGCAATCCATCGGGCCGGCGGACCGGAGATTCTCGAAGAATGTCGCGAGATTCGACGCTCGCGTTTTCCGAATGGATTGCCAGCCGGCGAAGCCGTGATTACGACCGGCGGCAAGCTGCCCGCGCTTTACGTGATTCACACGGTTGGGCCGATCTACGGCGAGGAAGGCGGAAAGGAAGCTGAACTCCTGGCCAACTGCTATCACAATTCGCTGACTCTCGCCGTCGAGAAGAATCTTACTTCGGTCGCGTTTCCGGCGATCTCAACCGGCGTGTTCGGTTATCCGCGGGAGGAAGCGGCTGAAGTCGCTTCCCGGACGATTGAGAATTTCCTCGGCACTGATCATCAGTTGAATGAAGTTCGTTTGGTGTTTTTCCAGCCGGCCGACGCCGAGGCGTTTTTGGCGAGTCAGAAGTTTAGCGAGTGA
- a CDS encoding PadR family transcriptional regulator, with product MAKVRTDLMQGTLELLILKTLSRGSMHGYGIAQRIHEAVDDVIKVEDGSLYPALYRMEERGWVASEWGVSENNRRAKFYKLTRAGRKQLDGEEANWQRISQAITRILQTA from the coding sequence ATGGCAAAGGTACGCACCGACTTGATGCAAGGCACGTTGGAGCTTTTGATCCTAAAAACGCTCTCGCGCGGCAGCATGCATGGTTACGGTATTGCCCAGCGCATACACGAAGCGGTCGACGACGTGATTAAAGTTGAGGATGGATCGCTCTATCCGGCCCTTTATCGAATGGAAGAGCGCGGTTGGGTGGCGTCGGAATGGGGTGTCTCGGAAAACAATCGGCGCGCTAAGTTCTACAAACTGACCCGCGCCGGGCGGAAACAGCTGGACGGTGAAGAGGCGAATTGGCAGCGAATCTCGCAGGCGATTACCAGAATTCTGCAGACCGCATAA
- the glgP gene encoding alpha-glucan family phosphorylase — MNPEVDTETKPVVRARELPATLKPLEKLAWNYWWSWAPDGPEIFRDLDPGLWQQCEQNPRALLAQTSDLRFAQMAADPAFAERLQQLSDRFDAYMSDARPWPGLRTSERVRPQTPVAYFCAEYGVHSSLPMYSGGLGILAGDHLKSASDLNLPLVAVGLFYGFGYFRQSVTGDDWQDETYKETYPDELPVEPVIDATGATGAPLMIEVTMRGRVVHARAWRAKIGRVQLYLLDTNVPENAEVDRLITGHLYGGDRETRLVQEIMLGIGGVRLLRQLRLSPSVFHMNEGHSAFLSLELAREIIETEHVSFADAAARVRERCVFTTHTPVAAGHDEFSPELITQGFGNWHEKALGLSLEEFLALGRVNGGTDAAFGLTPLALRMSRSINGVSRKHGEVSRQLWQKMWPERKTDGVPITSVTNGVHPATWVASPIRSVYQRLAGDDWLEMARHASAWSVAIDKLSEEELWQAHSLLKQRLVAFVRDRCFDARLARGETDDYIESARTMFDPDVLTIGFARRIAGYKRWDLLLSDEKLLTKLLTDSERPVQFVFAGKAHPHDQGAKLILQKLLRWQRNPSVRQHVAFIEDYDQEVARQLVQGVDVWMNVPRRPQEASGTSGQKAAMNGVLNFSILDGWWLEGYDGQNGFAISDVSTLTDEDADQRDAASMYQVLQEQVIPPFYDRDDDGVPQRWVGMMKRAIQTLVPAFNSDRMAAEYAERIY; from the coding sequence ATGAATCCTGAAGTCGACACTGAAACGAAACCGGTCGTGCGCGCGCGCGAATTGCCCGCGACTCTCAAGCCGCTCGAAAAACTCGCCTGGAATTATTGGTGGAGTTGGGCGCCCGACGGGCCGGAGATCTTTCGCGACCTTGACCCAGGCCTGTGGCAGCAGTGTGAGCAGAATCCGCGTGCGCTGCTGGCGCAAACGTCGGATCTGAGGTTCGCGCAAATGGCCGCCGACCCGGCATTCGCGGAACGACTCCAGCAATTGTCCGATCGCTTCGATGCGTATATGAGCGACGCCCGGCCCTGGCCCGGCTTGCGCACTTCGGAACGCGTCCGTCCCCAAACTCCGGTCGCGTACTTTTGCGCCGAGTACGGTGTGCACAGTTCCCTGCCAATGTACTCGGGCGGCCTGGGCATTCTGGCCGGCGATCATCTGAAGTCGGCAAGTGATCTCAACCTGCCGCTCGTCGCCGTCGGATTGTTCTATGGCTTTGGATATTTTCGTCAGAGCGTCACCGGCGACGACTGGCAAGACGAAACCTACAAAGAAACATACCCGGACGAACTTCCGGTTGAGCCAGTAATCGACGCGACCGGCGCGACCGGTGCGCCCCTCATGATCGAGGTGACCATGCGCGGACGAGTCGTGCACGCCCGCGCGTGGCGAGCAAAAATCGGCCGCGTCCAGCTTTACCTGCTCGACACCAACGTCCCTGAGAATGCGGAAGTTGATCGTCTCATCACCGGCCACTTGTACGGCGGTGATCGCGAGACGCGTCTCGTCCAGGAAATAATGCTCGGAATCGGCGGCGTGCGTTTACTCAGACAGCTACGCCTCTCGCCGTCAGTGTTCCACATGAATGAAGGCCACTCGGCATTTCTGTCGCTTGAGCTGGCCCGCGAGATCATTGAAACGGAACACGTCAGTTTTGCCGACGCGGCCGCACGCGTGCGCGAACGCTGCGTTTTCACGACGCACACGCCGGTGGCTGCTGGTCACGACGAGTTCTCTCCGGAATTGATCACGCAGGGTTTTGGAAACTGGCATGAAAAGGCGCTCGGCCTATCGCTTGAAGAGTTTCTGGCGCTCGGTCGTGTCAACGGCGGCACTGACGCCGCGTTCGGGCTCACGCCCCTCGCGCTGCGGATGTCCCGCTCAATAAACGGCGTCAGCCGGAAGCATGGTGAAGTGTCGCGCCAGCTCTGGCAAAAGATGTGGCCGGAGCGAAAGACCGACGGTGTGCCGATTACCTCAGTGACGAACGGCGTGCATCCCGCCACGTGGGTCGCGTCGCCGATCCGTTCGGTCTATCAGCGTCTGGCGGGTGATGACTGGCTCGAGATGGCACGTCACGCCAGCGCCTGGTCAGTCGCTATCGACAAGCTTTCCGAGGAAGAACTTTGGCAAGCGCATTCCCTTTTGAAGCAGCGGCTGGTCGCGTTCGTTCGCGATCGATGCTTCGATGCGCGGCTGGCTCGTGGAGAAACCGATGATTACATCGAATCCGCGCGCACAATGTTCGATCCCGACGTGCTGACAATCGGTTTTGCTCGCCGCATTGCCGGTTACAAGCGTTGGGATTTGTTGCTGAGCGACGAAAAACTGCTGACCAAACTTCTGACAGATTCGGAACGTCCGGTGCAGTTCGTTTTCGCCGGCAAAGCCCATCCGCACGATCAAGGCGCGAAACTCATTCTGCAAAAGCTTTTGCGGTGGCAGCGCAATCCGTCTGTGCGGCAGCACGTCGCGTTCATCGAGGATTACGATCAGGAAGTTGCGCGACAGCTCGTGCAGGGCGTCGATGTCTGGATGAATGTGCCGCGGCGGCCACAGGAAGCGTCAGGCACGAGCGGCCAGAAAGCTGCCATGAACGGCGTCCTCAACTTTTCAATTTTGGATGGTTGGTGGCTGGAAGGTTACGACGGGCAAAACGGTTTCGCGATTAGCGATGTGAGCACTCTTACCGATGAAGATGCCGATCAGCGTGACGCCGCGTCCATGTATCAGGTGCTGCAGGAGCAAGTGATTCCGCCCTTCTATGATCGCGATGATGACGGCGTGCCGCAGCGTTGGGTGGGGATGATGAAGCGCGCGATTCAAACTCTGGTGCCCGCGTTCAATAGCGACCGCATGGCGGCGGAGTATGCGGAGCGGATTTACTAG
- a CDS encoding CHAT domain-containing tetratricopeptide repeat protein has translation MRFKKYFAPLALAVSIGTFLWQESQSADARGDATVAQADPSSALSTGRSLLKQGHADQALNHLQTALTLYTQANNQRGIAAARDALGDLYLLQGQYKVALEHFEKAFEAFTAAAAKDQKTQAVTSSVASQAGATTGAAAETAASTADNSFNANLMLAKIGDTSFRLGDMSRAGTAYARMTVKKPESAAAKAGRRFGGLGGIVGSISTGRADIATPVSSAIGLLEVKKEMDEYRVAIVYMTYELGTGRIAFANNDLPTAKKHFENAMSAGGGSLPIVAKLGQTRRFRTAARTSLGDVALKESRYKDAAKLYEAAQKGADEDKRLDLMWPAQRGRGRSLWLQAGTEKDGAKLREQALAAYRDSLNTIEQIRAGSVRADESRTTFLATTKDVYDEAVAAFAEMAITGSPAGQPLSGKALEYASEALRISEQARARSLLDMLAEVNAQITAGVPGDLLKRKQENLNRQQEIAAQLTGVSVAADQKAKPSDLEKELETLQTEFDQIENQIRTASPRYASLTAAQPSSLADIQQKVLDDNTVLLEYALGNDASYLFAVTRAGLSVFKLPAKAELNKLATDFRAQLIPPKLQRRLIGIDVADEQRGLGLAQGPSENVQSFVTASNALYQAVVAPAASLIGDKRVLIVADGALNYVPFEALVAGSAGASPAASDYASLNYLIKSNEIVYAPSASVIIAIRQQQSAATNVRDGSILVIADPVFSTDDSRLTDLKVARTPTGETRGLGIALESAVSDFAGSSTPPASGLRLARLPGTRAEAEAIAASARTGGAKADVWMDLGASEEKVHAANVSNYRIVHIATHGLLNVERPQFTGVVLSLVGNTTADGFLRTDEIFNLKMAPSLVMLSACETGLGKEKRGEGVMGLTRAFMYAGAPTVGVSLWSVADKSTAELMTDFYKRFLAAGSPSRSAALREAQLAMISGKKYSAPFYWAPFVLVGEWK, from the coding sequence ATGCGTTTCAAAAAGTATTTCGCGCCGCTCGCGCTCGCTGTTTCAATCGGTACCTTCCTCTGGCAGGAGTCGCAATCCGCTGACGCTCGCGGCGATGCGACAGTCGCTCAAGCCGATCCGTCCTCTGCCCTTTCCACCGGCCGCAGTCTGCTCAAGCAAGGACATGCCGATCAGGCTTTAAATCATCTGCAAACCGCTCTGACTCTGTACACTCAAGCAAACAATCAACGCGGCATTGCGGCCGCGCGTGATGCGCTTGGCGATCTCTATCTGCTTCAGGGCCAGTACAAAGTTGCGCTCGAACATTTCGAAAAAGCCTTCGAGGCATTCACGGCCGCTGCGGCTAAGGATCAAAAAACGCAAGCCGTCACCAGCTCGGTTGCCAGTCAGGCCGGCGCCACCACGGGTGCTGCTGCCGAAACCGCCGCGAGCACCGCTGACAACAGCTTCAACGCGAACCTGATGCTCGCGAAGATTGGCGACACGAGCTTTCGGCTCGGCGACATGTCAAGAGCAGGGACCGCTTACGCGCGCATGACTGTGAAGAAACCTGAAAGCGCGGCCGCGAAAGCCGGGCGGCGTTTTGGCGGTCTGGGCGGAATTGTCGGCAGCATCTCGACCGGGCGCGCTGATATAGCCACGCCCGTAAGCAGCGCGATCGGCCTGCTCGAAGTGAAGAAAGAGATGGACGAGTATCGCGTCGCGATCGTTTACATGACTTACGAACTCGGCACTGGTCGCATCGCGTTTGCGAACAACGACCTGCCGACAGCGAAGAAACATTTCGAGAATGCGATGAGCGCCGGCGGCGGCTCACTGCCGATCGTTGCGAAGCTTGGCCAGACTCGGCGCTTTCGTACCGCTGCGCGCACCAGTCTCGGCGACGTCGCGCTGAAGGAAAGTCGCTATAAAGACGCCGCCAAGTTGTACGAAGCGGCGCAAAAAGGCGCCGACGAAGACAAGCGGCTCGATTTGATGTGGCCGGCGCAACGCGGTCGTGGCCGCAGTCTCTGGTTGCAAGCCGGGACGGAAAAAGACGGCGCGAAGCTTCGCGAGCAGGCGCTCGCTGCTTATCGCGATTCATTGAACACGATCGAGCAGATTCGCGCGGGCAGCGTTCGTGCCGATGAATCTCGCACGACATTTTTGGCGACAACCAAAGACGTTTACGACGAAGCCGTCGCAGCGTTTGCTGAAATGGCGATCACCGGCTCGCCGGCCGGCCAGCCCTTATCTGGTAAGGCGCTCGAATACGCTTCTGAAGCGTTACGCATTTCCGAGCAGGCGCGCGCGCGTTCCCTGCTCGATATGCTCGCGGAAGTAAATGCGCAAATTACGGCGGGTGTGCCGGGCGATTTGCTCAAGCGGAAGCAGGAGAACCTGAATCGGCAACAGGAAATCGCGGCGCAACTGACTGGGGTAAGTGTCGCTGCCGATCAGAAGGCGAAGCCGTCCGATCTCGAAAAAGAACTCGAAACGCTACAAACGGAATTCGATCAAATCGAGAACCAGATCCGCACGGCCAGCCCGCGTTACGCCTCGTTAACTGCTGCGCAACCGTCCTCGCTCGCCGACATTCAGCAGAAAGTCCTGGACGACAACACGGTCCTGTTGGAATACGCGCTCGGGAACGACGCGTCGTATCTGTTCGCCGTCACGCGCGCAGGGCTGTCAGTGTTCAAGCTGCCTGCAAAAGCTGAACTCAACAAGCTGGCGACGGATTTTCGCGCGCAGCTAATTCCGCCGAAGCTTCAGCGCCGATTGATTGGCATCGATGTGGCCGATGAGCAGCGTGGTTTGGGCCTGGCACAGGGACCTTCAGAGAACGTTCAGTCATTCGTGACGGCGTCGAACGCGCTCTATCAGGCTGTGGTTGCGCCGGCTGCAAGTTTGATTGGCGACAAGCGTGTGCTGATCGTGGCCGACGGCGCACTCAATTACGTTCCCTTTGAAGCGCTGGTGGCTGGGAGCGCGGGCGCCTCGCCCGCAGCATCGGATTACGCGTCTCTGAATTATCTGATCAAGTCGAACGAGATTGTTTACGCGCCTTCGGCTTCAGTCATCATCGCGATCAGGCAACAGCAGTCCGCTGCGACAAACGTCAGGGACGGCTCAATTCTTGTAATCGCGGACCCGGTCTTCAGCACAGATGACTCGCGGCTGACTGACCTCAAGGTGGCGCGCACTCCTACCGGCGAAACACGCGGTTTAGGCATCGCACTCGAGAGTGCCGTCAGCGACTTTGCTGGGAGCAGCACACCGCCCGCGTCCGGTCTTCGCCTGGCAAGGCTTCCCGGAACACGCGCCGAAGCTGAGGCCATCGCGGCCAGCGCCCGCACCGGCGGCGCCAAAGCTGACGTGTGGATGGATCTGGGCGCGAGCGAAGAAAAAGTTCACGCGGCTAACGTCTCGAACTATCGCATCGTGCACATCGCGACCCACGGACTGCTGAACGTCGAGCGGCCACAGTTCACCGGCGTCGTACTTTCCCTCGTCGGAAATACCACCGCCGACGGTTTCTTGCGCACTGACGAAATTTTCAATCTGAAGATGGCGCCATCACTCGTGATGCTGTCGGCCTGCGAAACCGGACTGGGCAAAGA
- a CDS encoding ABC transporter ATP-binding protein encodes MLNIKELTKTYPSGIQALKGISLEVPAGMFGLLGPNGAGKTTLMKILATLLEPDSGTAEMNGIDLIADKHETRKMLGYLPQDFGLYPTLTAKQTLHYFAKLKGVHDKKERAALVDALFDRVNLSDARRQRVGAFSGGMRQRLGIAQALIGQPQLIIVDEPTAGLDPEERIRFHNLLSETAGEDAVVILSTHIVADVSSLCSQMAVIRQGAIVASITPQQAIENLKDSVWEATTPREQVAAVKSRHQVISSQMFGGQARLRVISKGERPGEEFTPAAPVLEDYYFDLVNQQ; translated from the coding sequence ATGCTTAATATCAAGGAGCTCACAAAGACTTACCCGAGCGGGATTCAGGCACTGAAGGGAATCTCGCTTGAGGTGCCCGCAGGAATGTTCGGCTTGCTTGGGCCCAACGGCGCAGGTAAGACAACGTTAATGAAGATCCTGGCCACGCTGCTTGAGCCTGACTCAGGCACCGCAGAGATGAATGGCATTGACTTGATAGCTGACAAACATGAGACGCGGAAGATGCTTGGCTATCTGCCGCAGGACTTCGGGCTTTATCCCACGCTCACCGCAAAACAAACGCTTCATTACTTTGCCAAGCTAAAAGGCGTCCACGATAAGAAAGAGCGCGCGGCGCTGGTGGACGCTTTGTTTGACAGAGTGAATCTTTCCGACGCGCGGCGACAACGAGTCGGCGCGTTTTCGGGGGGCATGCGGCAACGTCTGGGAATCGCGCAGGCCCTGATCGGTCAGCCGCAACTCATTATCGTCGATGAGCCGACCGCCGGCCTGGATCCCGAAGAACGAATTCGTTTTCATAACCTGCTCTCCGAAACGGCAGGTGAAGACGCGGTCGTGATTCTCTCAACTCACATTGTCGCCGACGTCTCGAGCCTTTGCAGTCAAATGGCAGTTATTCGACAAGGTGCAATCGTGGCTTCCATCACGCCACAGCAAGCGATCGAAAACCTTAAAGACTCAGTGTGGGAAGCCACTACGCCGCGCGAACAGGTTGCGGCCGTAAAGTCTCGCCACCAGGTAATCTCTTCGCAGATGTTCGGCGGACAGGCGCGGCTGAGGGTGATCTCAAAAGGAGAGCGACCGGGCGAAGAATTCACGCCGGCAGCTCCGGTGCTCGAAGACTATTACTTTGATCTGGTTAATCAGCAGTAA
- a CDS encoding protein kinase, with protein sequence MKFCPACTNKYDDTVSFCPKDGEVLEEDPHSFVGSVLDGQYQIESLLGRGGMGAVYRARHILLGDRVAIKMLPPEMRSNSEWLRRFQREGQAARRFRHPNAVTVYDLRTSSDGMIYLVMEYVEGTTLDAELKKRGRFSPAEALATLKPVISVLNAAHAMGVVHRDLKPENIMIGKAGTGGEPVVKLLDLGIAKLREVAGAEKTGSTNLTVAGQMLGTPYYMSPEQWGELPEDGNSEIDGRADLYSLGVVFYEIISGKRPFSGVTILELRKQHVTITAQPLHEVASNVPVDFGRALMRAMAKDRGDRQATAGEFEKELEASVGGESAATIMLPGSSDAPARGDHGVTLADRPTPTVGDSGAMTLLEGGPAHPVVSEASTMPTVVASADELPARQAAKPIDSPPHTVPPAHVDVPIGKSRSPLVLTGAVAIVLLILIGAGAFAFMKFKGTNTGATTGVTTPSGGSDLPVPMHEVARYWLEVETKDRNAAIRAGDTVPMQSGESFKFHFSPNENGFLYIVGPGSNNAPTTFLTYYSPKFAPGVNSVASGRDFVFPADSADRSNWITLDKNAGTDEFTFVFSPAPLTSPAFFAAPAPHELTPAEIQEWESFQSQAQSKPATIEPVKGGTSPQTAVKVPQNETEKASVVFRVRIEHK encoded by the coding sequence ATGAAGTTTTGTCCCGCCTGCACTAACAAGTACGACGACACCGTTAGCTTCTGTCCCAAGGACGGCGAGGTCCTGGAGGAAGACCCACACTCGTTTGTCGGCAGTGTGCTCGACGGGCAGTACCAGATCGAATCGCTGCTCGGTCGCGGTGGCATGGGTGCCGTATATCGCGCGCGCCACATTCTGCTCGGGGACCGCGTCGCGATCAAAATGCTCCCGCCAGAGATGCGCAGCAATTCGGAATGGCTGCGCCGTTTTCAACGCGAAGGTCAGGCCGCACGCCGCTTTCGCCATCCGAATGCCGTCACGGTTTACGATCTGCGCACGTCGAGCGACGGGATGATCTATCTGGTGATGGAGTACGTCGAGGGCACGACGCTCGACGCAGAACTTAAGAAGCGCGGAAGGTTTTCACCCGCTGAAGCGTTGGCGACATTGAAGCCGGTCATCAGTGTGCTTAACGCGGCCCATGCGATGGGAGTCGTACATCGCGATCTGAAACCCGAAAACATCATGATCGGCAAAGCCGGCACGGGTGGCGAACCGGTGGTGAAACTTCTCGATCTGGGCATCGCAAAGCTGCGCGAAGTGGCGGGCGCAGAGAAGACCGGTAGCACGAATCTCACCGTGGCGGGCCAGATGCTCGGCACGCCGTACTACATGTCTCCCGAGCAATGGGGCGAGTTGCCGGAAGATGGCAACTCGGAAATCGACGGGCGCGCGGACCTCTATAGTCTCGGCGTCGTGTTCTACGAAATCATCTCCGGCAAACGGCCCTTCAGCGGTGTCACAATTCTGGAATTAAGAAAGCAGCACGTGACGATAACGGCCCAGCCGCTTCACGAAGTGGCATCCAATGTTCCAGTCGATTTCGGCAGAGCGCTCATGCGCGCGATGGCCAAGGATCGTGGCGACAGACAAGCCACCGCCGGCGAATTCGAAAAGGAGTTGGAAGCGTCCGTGGGGGGCGAGAGCGCGGCGACAATCATGTTGCCCGGCTCAAGCGACGCGCCGGCCCGCGGGGATCACGGAGTCACACTTGCCGATCGGCCGACACCGACCGTAGGTGATTCCGGCGCAATGACGCTTCTCGAAGGCGGTCCTGCTCATCCGGTCGTTAGCGAAGCGTCGACTATGCCGACAGTTGTGGCGAGCGCGGACGAACTACCTGCGCGGCAGGCTGCAAAACCCATCGACTCGCCACCACACACGGTGCCGCCCGCGCACGTGGACGTCCCGATTGGCAAGAGTCGTTCGCCGCTCGTCCTGACAGGGGCCGTCGCCATCGTCCTCTTAATCCTGATCGGCGCAGGAGCTTTCGCGTTCATGAAGTTCAAGGGGACTAACACCGGCGCGACCACCGGCGTTACAACTCCGTCCGGTGGTTCAGATTTGCCAGTGCCGATGCACGAAGTCGCGCGATACTGGCTCGAGGTCGAAACGAAGGATCGCAATGCGGCGATTCGCGCCGGGGACACGGTGCCGATGCAATCCGGCGAATCGTTCAAGTTTCACTTTTCGCCAAACGAGAATGGTTTCCTCTACATCGTTGGACCCGGATCAAACAACGCACCGACAACATTCCTGACGTATTACTCTCCAAAATTCGCGCCTGGGGTGAATTCAGTCGCGAGTGGCCGGGACTTCGTCTTTCCGGCCGACTCTGCAGACAGAAGCAACTGGATTACTCTGGACAAAAACGCGGGCACCGACGAATTCACGTTTGTCTTTTCACCGGCGCCGCTAACTTCGCCGGCCTTTTTCGCCGCCCCCGCGCCGCATGAGCTAACGCCGGCTGAGATCCAAGAGTGGGAGAGTTTTCAGTCGCAGGCACAATCAAAACCCGCAACCATCGAGCCGGTTAAGGGTGGCACTTCGCCACAGACTGCAGTAAAAGTGCCGCAAAACGAGACTGAAAAGGCGTCCGTCGTGTTTAGAGTTCGCATCGAACACAAGTGA
- a CDS encoding DUF4384 domain-containing protein yields MRIRSLVTMSALIALLTGVFVVSAHQDDVRGAFLESRPKTTNLKGPSRRHRRRPAKTNTNANSAANASAATNANTTTPAATNRPASKKAQPAIGLGYTIFMREPSGRAIRVEPTREFRNADRIRIALEPNTDGYLYIFNSENGAAPRMIFPDARLDAGENWIEAHVPVEVPSSEEAEERLRWFEFYGDPGTERVFIVVTREPLSGVPTADELVAFCGLNKDKCPWQAPNDVWQQIEKMTTAQVKVATTQNFGQAQTEREKVAMTRGLGLDQSMPQPSVIRISASSNEPMLVTVLDLVHK; encoded by the coding sequence ATGAGAATAAGATCGCTAGTCACGATGTCAGCGTTGATTGCGTTGCTGACCGGAGTTTTCGTCGTCAGTGCTCATCAGGATGATGTGCGCGGAGCATTTCTCGAGAGTCGTCCGAAGACAACCAACCTGAAAGGCCCTTCGCGACGTCATCGTCGCCGGCCGGCAAAGACAAACACGAATGCGAATTCGGCAGCGAACGCATCCGCCGCCACGAACGCGAATACCACGACACCAGCTGCGACGAACCGGCCCGCGTCGAAAAAAGCTCAGCCCGCAATTGGTTTGGGTTACACGATCTTCATGCGCGAGCCCAGCGGGCGCGCCATCCGGGTTGAGCCCACGCGCGAGTTCCGCAATGCTGACCGGATCAGAATTGCTCTTGAGCCGAACACCGATGGGTACCTGTACATCTTTAATAGCGAAAACGGTGCGGCGCCGCGCATGATCTTCCCCGACGCGCGTCTTGACGCCGGCGAAAACTGGATCGAAGCACATGTACCCGTAGAAGTGCCTTCCAGCGAAGAGGCCGAAGAGCGCCTCCGCTGGTTTGAGTTCTACGGCGACCCTGGCACCGAACGCGTTTTCATTGTGGTTACGCGCGAGCCGCTTAGCGGCGTGCCCACGGCGGACGAACTCGTCGCGTTTTGTGGGCTTAACAAAGACAAATGTCCGTGGCAAGCGCCGAACGACGTGTGGCAGCAGATCGAAAAAATGACGACCGCGCAGGTCAAGGTCGCGACGACTCAGAACTTTGGCCAAGCGCAAACGGAACGTGAAAAAGTTGCGATGACGCGCGGTTTGGGCTTAGACCAATCAATGCCCCAACCGTCCGTAATCAGGATCAGCGCCTCGAGCAACGAGCCAATGCTCGTGACGGTTTTAGATTTGGTTCACAAATGA